One window of the Actinomyces procaprae genome contains the following:
- a CDS encoding DEAD/DEAH box helicase — protein sequence MAREITPEDWPARIADAEIAAVVGAPAFGRGRCYAEQGRVANLSMSGNGEILAAAVRGAQGRVYQTMVYARTSGERVNWSGTCSCPVSGNCKHTAALVLTARHLAHAASAPPGDVDWERRLAQLLRTRQTANRAVAIEVTAAPGGGRGAYGMGRFAGASGSGRLHLRPLIAGKRGWVKQGISWRGLMNGDLAGEVAPDALAALAELAAVDPYGDFYYSNSVIDLGAQPARVWDALRRAVAAGVTLTTAQREGKAVRILPGLRAGIGVERQKDGTALIKPALDLAAVEGLTLGRGRAPKARALGSPTHGYALTGPDGTLNLMPLEPPPGEVLGRLLSRDERITIPAADVDLFEAKHLGRLAAAVPIVELDPTLELPDPGTPVAVLQIAVDATAHLADTSWSIRYETASGAGRGEVAVGSLTEVLVGSGPLDWGWPAGTAAAAQIRADGATAPASPERSGSGGSRRVPTVRDSKAEDALARRVVDACLPLAPTHGPLWRPGAFTGMGTARLFAQAVPALEAIDGVVVEVTGQVPDYREAAESPLITTDVADDDYRPDWFSLRVRVKVGEEDVPVERLMTAVAQGADEVLLDSGQWISLADRPEIVRLARLMEEGRDLRDPQSRSAGDLAVTAFQAGIYAELEQLGVIGEATRRWREGVDRLLAVAAAAEGGVTDGANGEPAGAVDAPVPAGLHAQLRPYQLDGYRWLALLQATGLGGVLADDMGLGKTVQVLAVVQRVMEQRRTGAGAAPDGTVAEAASQRPGMHEDCPVLVVAPTSVVGAWAEQTARFCPELRVRTITRTRAKRGEDLETVRADADLVVTSYTIARLEEEDFTAVDWAWVVLDEAQFVKNHNAVTYKTMRRLRTPSTVAITGTPLENSLMDLWSLLSITAPGLLPGPERFAELYRRPVDHGDEAALAALRARIRPFMLRRAKEDVAADLPAKNEQILSVELAPGHRRAYDRRLARERQKVLGLLEEDTAQSRFTALKSLTTLRQMALDPALVEGTDAAAGSSKTGRRRKPTAKVEVLLETLRPVVAEGHRALVFSQFTRYLGGVREELEAVGIRTAYLDGGTSNRQEVIDAFRGGDADVFLISLKAGGFGLTLTEADYVFLLDPWWNPQAEEQAVDRTHRIGQDKPVMVYRLVSAGTIEEKVMALKEKKAELFDRVVEGAADDAAGGVADGAGSGGAAGPGAAASRARLTAQEIRELLGGE from the coding sequence ATGGCCCGAGAGATCACGCCTGAGGACTGGCCGGCACGGATAGCCGATGCCGAGATCGCGGCCGTGGTCGGCGCGCCGGCCTTCGGCCGCGGACGCTGCTACGCGGAGCAGGGACGGGTAGCCAACCTCTCCATGTCGGGCAACGGCGAGATTCTTGCCGCCGCAGTGCGCGGCGCGCAGGGGCGGGTTTATCAGACCATGGTCTATGCCCGCACCTCAGGTGAGCGCGTGAACTGGTCCGGCACCTGCTCCTGCCCGGTGAGCGGGAACTGCAAGCACACGGCCGCCCTGGTGCTGACCGCCCGCCACCTGGCGCATGCAGCCTCCGCCCCGCCCGGCGACGTCGACTGGGAGCGCCGCCTGGCCCAACTGCTACGCACCCGGCAGACGGCGAACCGTGCGGTCGCCATTGAGGTAACCGCCGCTCCGGGCGGCGGCCGCGGCGCCTACGGAATGGGCCGTTTCGCCGGCGCCTCCGGCTCCGGCCGCCTGCACCTGCGACCACTGATCGCCGGCAAGCGCGGCTGGGTCAAGCAGGGCATCTCCTGGCGCGGCCTCATGAACGGGGACCTGGCCGGTGAGGTGGCTCCGGACGCACTGGCCGCCCTGGCCGAGTTGGCGGCGGTGGATCCCTACGGCGACTTCTACTACAGCAACTCCGTCATCGATCTGGGGGCACAGCCGGCCCGCGTCTGGGATGCGCTGCGGCGTGCCGTCGCCGCCGGGGTGACGCTGACGACGGCCCAGCGCGAAGGCAAGGCGGTGCGCATCCTGCCCGGGCTGCGGGCCGGCATTGGGGTTGAGCGGCAGAAGGACGGGACCGCGCTCATCAAACCTGCTCTCGATCTCGCCGCCGTCGAGGGACTCACCCTCGGCCGGGGTCGTGCGCCCAAGGCCCGCGCCCTGGGCAGCCCCACCCACGGCTATGCGCTTACCGGCCCAGACGGCACCCTCAACCTGATGCCGCTGGAGCCGCCGCCGGGTGAGGTACTGGGGCGACTGCTGTCGCGCGATGAGCGGATCACCATTCCAGCCGCGGATGTCGACCTTTTCGAGGCCAAGCACTTGGGGCGCCTGGCCGCCGCAGTGCCGATCGTCGAGCTGGACCCCACCCTGGAGCTTCCCGACCCGGGTACCCCCGTCGCCGTGCTCCAAATCGCCGTGGACGCCACCGCTCACCTGGCCGACACCTCCTGGTCCATCCGCTACGAGACGGCGTCCGGGGCGGGGCGGGGCGAGGTCGCCGTTGGTAGTCTCACGGAGGTCCTGGTCGGTTCCGGGCCACTGGACTGGGGCTGGCCCGCCGGCACCGCCGCGGCGGCACAGATACGAGCCGACGGCGCTACCGCGCCTGCATCGCCCGAGCGCTCCGGATCCGGCGGCTCTCGCCGCGTGCCCACAGTTCGCGACTCCAAGGCCGAGGACGCTCTCGCCCGCCGCGTCGTCGACGCCTGTCTTCCGCTGGCGCCCACGCACGGTCCGCTGTGGCGGCCGGGCGCCTTCACCGGCATGGGCACGGCTCGGCTGTTCGCCCAGGCTGTGCCCGCGCTGGAGGCGATCGACGGCGTCGTCGTGGAGGTGACCGGGCAGGTGCCCGACTACCGGGAGGCCGCCGAGAGCCCGCTGATCACCACCGACGTCGCCGATGACGACTATCGGCCCGACTGGTTCTCACTGCGGGTGCGCGTGAAGGTGGGGGAGGAGGACGTGCCCGTGGAGCGGCTGATGACCGCGGTCGCCCAGGGCGCGGATGAGGTGCTGCTGGATTCTGGCCAGTGGATCAGCCTGGCCGACCGCCCCGAGATCGTGCGCCTGGCCCGGCTCATGGAGGAGGGGCGCGACCTGCGCGATCCGCAGTCCCGCAGCGCCGGTGATCTGGCGGTCACCGCCTTCCAGGCGGGCATATACGCCGAACTGGAGCAGCTCGGAGTGATTGGCGAGGCGACCCGTCGCTGGCGCGAGGGAGTGGACCGGCTGCTGGCCGTGGCCGCTGCGGCAGAGGGCGGAGTGACCGACGGCGCGAATGGGGAGCCCGCCGGGGCGGTGGACGCGCCCGTGCCTGCGGGGCTGCACGCACAACTGCGTCCCTACCAGCTCGACGGCTACCGCTGGCTCGCCCTGCTACAAGCCACCGGGCTCGGCGGCGTCCTCGCCGACGACATGGGCCTGGGAAAGACCGTCCAGGTGCTCGCCGTCGTCCAACGCGTGATGGAGCAGCGCAGGACGGGCGCCGGGGCGGCCCCGGACGGGACCGTGGCCGAGGCAGCCTCTCAGCGGCCCGGGATGCACGAGGACTGCCCGGTGCTGGTAGTGGCACCAACCAGCGTCGTCGGAGCCTGGGCGGAACAGACCGCCCGTTTCTGCCCCGAGCTGCGGGTGCGGACCATCACGCGCACCCGCGCCAAGCGGGGGGAGGACTTGGAGACGGTCCGCGCGGATGCGGACCTGGTGGTCACCAGCTACACGATCGCCCGCCTCGAGGAGGAGGACTTCACCGCCGTCGACTGGGCCTGGGTCGTGCTGGATGAGGCCCAGTTCGTCAAGAACCACAACGCGGTCACGTACAAGACCATGCGGCGCCTGCGCACGCCGTCGACGGTCGCCATCACCGGCACGCCGCTGGAGAACTCGCTGATGGACCTGTGGAGCCTGCTGTCCATCACCGCGCCCGGCCTGCTGCCCGGGCCGGAACGCTTTGCCGAGCTGTACCGGCGGCCCGTGGATCACGGGGACGAGGCCGCGCTGGCGGCACTGCGCGCGCGCATCCGCCCGTTCATGCTGCGCCGCGCCAAGGAGGACGTCGCGGCCGACCTGCCCGCCAAGAACGAGCAGATCCTGTCGGTGGAACTGGCACCGGGGCACCGGCGTGCCTACGACCGGCGCCTGGCCCGCGAGCGGCAGAAGGTGCTGGGGCTGCTGGAGGAGGACACCGCCCAATCACGCTTCACCGCGCTTAAGTCCCTGACCACGCTGCGGCAGATGGCGCTGGACCCGGCGCTGGTGGAGGGCACCGACGCCGCTGCCGGGAGTTCTAAGACCGGCCGGCGGCGCAAGCCCACCGCGAAGGTGGAGGTATTGCTGGAGACGTTGCGGCCGGTGGTCGCGGAGGGGCACCGGGCGCTGGTGTTCAGCCAGTTCACCCGCTACCTGGGCGGGGTGCGCGAGGAGCTCGAGGCCGTCGGGATACGAACGGCATACCTGGATGGTGGCACCAGCAACCGGCAGGAGGTGATCGACGCCTTCCGCGGCGGGGATGCCGACGTGTTCCTCATCTCGCTCAAGGCCGGCGGCTTCGGGCTGACGCTGACGGAGGCGGACTACGTGTTCCTACTGGATCCGTGGTGGAACCCGCAGGCCGAGGAACAGGCGGTGGACCGCACCCACCGCATCGGCCAGGACAAGCCCGTCATGGTCTACCGGCTGGTTTCCGCCGGCACCATCGAGGAGAAGGTCATGGCCCTGAAGGAGAAGAAGGCCGAGCTGTTCGACCGCGTGGTCGAGGGCGCCGCCGACGATGCCGCGGGCGGGGTGGCCGACGGAGCCGGAAGCGGGGGCGCGGCCGGCCCGGGTGCGGCGGCGAGCCGTGCCCGCCTGACGGCCCAGGAGATCCGCGAGCTCCTCGGCGGCGAGTAG